The window GAGGATCAACCGTGGAGAAGAGGGAGACTGATGTACAGTGAGCAGTGGAACGTCTGTCAATTGAAATAAAGGGAGGTAATCAACCACAGTCAGCAAGACCGTGTGGACCAAAATTAGTTTGAGACCATCATTGGAGAAAAAGAGCTGCAGCTCCGAGTTGAGTTCCTATTTTGGTGTGTTTCATGTAAATGAGGTTTCCAACTTGGACGGTTCTGATTGGTCAGTACCTACGCAAATGAGGCTGTCGTTTCTGCGGTTCTGATTGGACAGAGCAGGTCGCAGCCTGTCGGTAGGAAGAGGACCGCAGGGTTTCCTCTTAGAGGTTGACTCAGACTCCGCGAACAAGCGGGGTGTAGCCTGAGTTCCGTTGTAGGTTCTCCCCAGTAGTGAGGAGCCCCCCCCCATCAGTAGAGGGCCACTAGGCTcttattattcataaaatttgaGTTCTAGGTCCACCATGGGGAGTCCACCTCAGGGTGTAAATTCATTCTTGGGGGTGGGTCCACATCACGTGAATTTCCTTGGGGTCCACAGCCTGAACCCTGCTCTCCTCGGCCCTCCATTCTTCTGTCTTCAGCTTGACGGAACCCAGAAGGCAAAACAAGTGCTTTGCTACCCTGTCCGAGAGCAAGGCTCCGTGGGTCCCCATCGGAGCCCTTCCAGCTGGCTTTTTTGAAGCAAACAGTACCCGTGCCCCCAGCAAGCCCACCCCTACACCTCTTAGCAGCCCCCCGGGGAGTGTGGCCGCAGCTGCTGCGTCCGTCTGTCTCTGCGAGGGCCTGGGCCCTGCAGCACGGTAGAGAGAACGTGGAGAGATTGTGAGCCCAGTCCTACGTTGGTTTCGGGGATTTGAGGTCTTTTCAGTGACTAAAGGGCAGGAGAGTCAGGTCTGATGACTCAACCCGGCTTCCCTCCCGCCTCGCCCGGGCCCGGCCAGCAGCGTGGGGCGGGGCCTGCAGGTAGCCCCCGGCAGAAGCGAAGTCGCCTGCCCCGCAGGCCTCGCACCCcagaggatggggaaggggaggggagcgtGGGTCAGCCCGGACACCGGACAAACCTCCCTGCCGAGAAGGTTCCGGGTCAGACTCCAGGCCATCACAGGGCCGACCCGGCTCAGCTGTCGGCCACAAGGCAGTCTGGGACCCGGGCCCGGGGACCTGCCCCTGGTCCGGCTCTCTCTCTGGAATGGCCTCCTCCGGGCCGGGCCACAAACATATCACCTACAGCAGCTACAGATTATAATCTAAAGCAAGAAatgatgttgcctgacctgtggtggcgcagtggataaaagcgtcgacctggaaatgctgaggtcgccggttcgaaaccctgggcttgcctggtcaaggcacgtatgggagttgatgcttccagctcctccccccttctctctctctctgtctctctcctctctaaaaaatgaataaataaagtaaaaaaaaaaaaaattaaaaaaaaaaaagaagtggtgtTGAGTGGGACCTGGGGAAGGTGTTTGGGGAGCCGCCGGGAagacgggggcgggggaggggggcagcaGGACCTCTCAGGACTGGCACCGGGAGAGGGCTTTCTGGGGGACTAACCGGTGGCCAGCCGAGGCGCCTGGGTGCCGAGGGATTCCGTGCGCTCtagtccttcccctccccctcctccggGAGGCCGGCTCCTTGAGGGCTCTGTCTGGGGGTTTGGGGCGATGGCTGCGGAGGGCCCCTGCTGCTTCAAAGCCCATTCTCCACCTCACCCCCAGACCCCTAAATCTATCCTTTCGGGCAGTTGGTGGTTTAGTCGTGAGTAcagctccagccccccccccccttgggaagggttgaaatgaatgaatacagtTGGTTGTCCAAAAAGTACATATAGGTGGGCAACACACAGCAACAGGGCTGGCTGTGTGACAGActcagagggggagaaagaggctcAAAAGTCTCACGGATGCCACCAAGGCGAAAACGGCGGCCTGTTGGGAGGGCCCCCACGGGGGTCACCGGGCCCCTTAGGAGGCAAGGCAGACCCCAGCCCCTGAGCCCAGCCAACAGCCCCAGACAAGGCCCGGATGAAGAGATGCCTGAAGTCAGCACAGGTCGAGCTCCCAGGCTCAGGATTCCGGCCTTCCAAGCCGCAGGGAGCTCCCTCCTCGttcaccccgccccgccccctcccgcggCCTCCATTCAGGGCAGGTTTAGGGAGCAGAGGCCACTTGGTCCGTCGCTCTCATCTCAGACGGGCGCTCGGAGCGCTGTTCTCTTTCAAACAGCGTCACACACTCCTAGGCCAGCAGTGCGAACCCTCCGGACAGCCCCGACGACGCAGAAAAACAGGCCCTGCGGGAGCGCTTGGGCAGGCCTCCCGCACCCCCTCCACAAATcgctctccacctcctcctctgcaGCAGCCCGCCAAGCCCCCCTACACAAAGCGCCTCCCAGGGACTGGAGGCCGGGGGGGCGGGGTGGATGCCAGGCTTGAAGCGGGACTCCCCCCCGAGGAAGGGGGCAGGATGCCTCCTAGGTCTCCGCGGGGGGCCCCGTCTGAGGCTCGGCCTTTGAGAGGGATGTGGGGTGGGTTCCTGGAGGTCTTTCAGCTACTCTTGCGGGGATTCGGTGTGAGGGGACTGGGgtgagggggttggggggcaggAAGCTGTCCCCAGGGGAGCCATCCAAGCCCATTCAAGGGTTGAGCACTTGTTTAGGGTTAGAGCTGCCCCCTCTGGGGACCTGGATTGTCCAGCCAAGGCCAttgtcctgccccctcccccagtccctcCCAAGCCTCTTTGAACCtgaagtcagatttttttttttttttctccccctccctcctcagcttTCCCCACCCAGGGCCTGAGGCTGGAGCCTTGagccggggcagtgggggagggcgGACAGCCGGCTCTCAGGTCCTGGGTAGATAGATAGTTGTTCGGGTGGATGTGGATGATGAAGTGTCTGTACGAAAGTAGTTTTCTTTTGTCACTCTGGAGAGGGTGTTGTAATTGTTTTGAAGGACGTCTGTCAGTGTTacggtttttttccttttgacatttGATATCAGTCCCATTTAGGTTGCTTTTAGATAAAGCCAGTGGTGCCTAATTTTGTTCATAGCTGTTAGTTTAGGGTCAATTTTAACACGGAGTgcagaaagaaacttttttttctttccgtaAAGGCAAGAAAACTGCTGAGGCTCACAGAAAGATATGTGAAGGTTATGGCGTTGATTGGATAACAGAAAGCACGTGTCAGaattggttttaaaaattctgtctgGAGATTTTTTTCACTCAAAGATGACCAACGTTCTGGTCGACCTACTGAAGTTGATGATAACTAAATCAAAGCCATAACTGAAGAGAATTGTCATATAACCGTTCGAGAAattgcagagaggttaaatgtatCGAACACAACAATTGGACTCGCTAAGAAGCTCGATATTTGGGTCCCGCATGAATTGAAAGATTTACCTAACACAACGAATCAATATTTATGATATGCATCTCAAGCGTAATAAAACTGacccttttttgaaaagaatcatcACTGGTGATGAAAAGTGGGTCATTTACAGTAACATCATTTGAAAACGATCATGGTCCAAGCGTGATGAACCAGCACAAACCACATCTAAAGctgaattgcatcaaaaaaaggtGGGACGACAAAGGTGTTGTGTGTTTTGAGCTGCTCCCAAGAAACCAGATGATCAATTCAGATGCTTACTATCAACAACTAATGAAAGTGGATGAAGAATCAAAGAAAAacggccagcctgaccaggtggtggcgcagtcccctggtcaaggcaaaaatgagaaagcaatccatgaacaattaaggtgccatatgaagaactgatgcttctcatctctcttccttcctgtctgtctgttcctatctgttgctctccctctctgtcacaaaaaataaaaaataataagaaaagaaaaagggccaGATGACAAATCGCAAAGGAATTGTGTTCCACCATGATAATGCAAAGCCTCACACATCTTTAGTAACTCGTGGGAAATTATTGGAGTTTGGTTGGGAAGTGATGTCACAGCCCTGACCTGGCACCATCTGATTACCATTTATTTCGAAGTTTGCAAAACACTGTGAATGGTAAAACTTTCACAAATGTTGATGGACCTTAAATCACACTTGGTTTAGTTTTTTGCTGATAAGGACCAAAATTTGTATGAGTCCATTGATTGGACTCATGAAGCTGCAAGAAAGATGGaaaaaggtcattgaacaaaatggaaaatatataattgattaaagtttattctttgtaaaaaaaaaattagttttatttcacACTACAAAACCGCAATTACTTTCTTGCCAACCCAATGGATGTTTGGGTCCTAGGGCCCCTGTGAGGGGCTGTCTGATCCCTCTGTCTGGGAAAGGCTGGGGAACTGGGGCCTAGtcagcccagagcctggcccctAGAAGAGGAAGTGGGGGTCAGTCCTTGAGTGGGGTCGGTGAGGGGGCTGTGGAGTGGAAGCCTCGGGGTGCGAGGGGTCTGAAGAAAGACCTGTCTGGCAATCTGCCCCGGATATGGGGTGGAATTTAGCAGATGGGCACCGGGCATCCACAGCTTTGGGGTGATGGAATCTGGCCGGTGGCGGGCGGGGTGAATGGCCTGGTTCCTgggctggggttggggagggCATGAGGAAGGAGGGTAGTCTCCGCAGTCCTCGGCACATACACCATACGTGTTTTGGGAGCTGGGCCCCAAGGAGGAGATGATGCCAGGGTCTTTGGGGAGGGGTCAAGCACCCAGGCTCCCGAGGAAGCTGGAGAAGGCGTTGAGGGGTCCCAGACAGCTCCGAGGTGTGTAGAGCCCGAGGGAGCGCTGGGCAGCCGGGCAGAGAGTGGGGAGAGGACGTCTGAAGCGGGGGGCCTGCACCCAGGGCCTTGGGGGTTCGGCCGGGAGAGTAGCCTAGTTGGGGCTCCCGGGCCACCGCCCCCCCTTCCACAGACACCAGCGCCAGTAGCAGCAAACACATCCTTCGCCTCagtttctccccccacccccactgccctctcctcccccacccgggGGCGGGGCCAGAGGTCAAGGCTAGTGGGTGGGCTTGGGGAGGGAAGAGGTGGCGAGCAGTCCGTGCCTAGGCGAGGAGCCCTCCTTTGCCAGGGCCCCGGCTTGGGGCGCCGTCCTTCCATGGCGGGACACCTGGCTTCCGACTTTGCCTTCTCACCCCCGCCGGGTGGTGGAGGCGATGGGCCGGCAGGGCCGGAGCCGGGCTGGGTTGACCCTCGGACCTGGCTGAGTTTCCAGGGCCCACCTGGCGGGTCGGGCATCGGGCCTGGGCTGGGGCCCGGGGCCGAGGTGTGGGGGATTCCGCCGTGCCCCACGCCGTACGAGTTCTGCGGGGGGGTGGCCTACTGCGGACCTCAGGCTGGAGTGGGGCTGGCGCCTCAAGGCGGCCTGGAGACCCCCCAGCCCGAGCGCAAGGCCGGAGCCGGGGTGGAGAGCCACTCCGAGGGGGCCTCCCCGGAGCCCTGCGCCGCCCCGCCTGGGGCCGCGAAGCTGGACAAGGAGAAGCTGGAGCCCAGCCCCGAGGAGGAGGCGAGCGAGGTgcagtggggctggggctggggcggtgGCCGGCGGGCAGGGGCGGCCAGGACGGGGGGCGTGGGGCGGCCAGGACGGGGAGAGCGGGGCGTACCGCTGCCTAGGCCTGGAGCCCGGGGCCCGGCAGCCGGCGGGGGCGGCGCCGGGCCGGGGGAGCAGAGCCCCGGTGGGAACCGAGGCCAGAGTTCTGGGGGAGCCCCCGGGAGGGGAGTGGGGGCCTCGGGGGGCCGGGGGCTGGCCCGAGCCGGCCTGCCTTCCACCCAGCCGTCCGTTGTCAAGTGTGTCCCTTCCACTCACTAGGCCTGACCAGGGTTCCCTCCCTCCGCTCGCCGTCCAGCCCTCGACCCAGGTCGGGGTTTTCGCCCCTTCTCCCGCCGTGAGCCCTTCGTAATGATTTGATCCGTATCAGACCCGAGCGCTCGGCCTCCGGGGGAAGCGTGGCCCGAGGGTGAGAACAGTGCTGACCCGGGGTTATTGTTCCTGCAATTCGAGGGTGTGACCGGTTTGCGATAGGGGCCCCTGCCTGGGCGGTGTGTGGACCTTTGGAGGGGGTCTGCCTCGCGTCAAGTTCAGGGCTGGTCTGCCCCGGGTTTCCGCCTCGGGCGTGAGCCCCCTCCCGGGTGCGGGGCGCACACCCGGCACCGTCTGGCGCCGAGGGCTCGGCGGTTCTCGAGGGCTCGGCGGTTCCCCGGAGTTGTGAGCAGGCGGGAAAGTGAGGGGATTCGGCTCCAGGCCGCTTCCCGAATGCAGGGTTTGCTGGGGGACCGAAGACTTTCCCCGTCCAGCCCTGCTGGGGACTGTTAATAAGGATGTACGTTCCCAGGACGCTGCAGAGACAAGTGTAAGCGATTAGGGGTCAAGCACGCAGCCTTTCCGCCTGGCGGGAGAGGTGGTGGAGTGGTTTCAGCCGAGCTGGTAGCAGCCCCTGCACTCGGGGCAGGAGGCGACTGTCGCCGAGCCGTGAATGATAATGGCTGCCAATCGCGGGCCCTTTCCCAGGCGCCTGGCTGTGCGCCCCCCGGTCTGCGCCATGACCTCATTAACCGCCGCAGAATCTCCTAGGGAGGTATTATGAGCCTATTTCATGGTTCTTAATTGCTCAGTGATGTGACCTGGGCTTTACCTTCTTTCAAATCCCTGAAATGTGGCGGGGGACAGCGGCGAGGACATTTACGGGGTTTTTGAACCATTGGCTTGAGCAGAAGAAGCTGAGAATGGAAGTCAGCCTAGGTGAACTTGGTGTGATTGATTACCCTCGGAATACTACTTCCCTCAAAGCTTCCAGGATCTCACAAAGGACGGACTCTTCTGGTTTCCTGGGCCACTGGTCTTCActggagtgcccccccccccccatggctcaCTCCCTCAGTCCATCAACCTCTGTTCTGTCTACCCTTCCTTCCACTCACCCACCCTCAAGGCCTGAGGACCCTGTGGACTTGACGGCTGCGCTTCCTGCCTCCTGCTGGGATGTCTCCCTGAGCAGCCGCACCTCACCCTCTATCACCAGTAGTAGTTCAGGGCCCAAACCAGGCGCCCTCGTGCCTCCATCTCCCTACATCCGTTGCTTTGGAAACGCTACTCTCTTTCCGTCGAAATAAATAACACCCCAAATCAATACTTAACAACCAGCCCCGTCCCAACCACCGCTATCTGTGCCCAGATAACAACTGCATTTGCCTCCCTAGTAGTTCCTAGCCTCACTTCCTCCTTAGTCTTTTGTCACCAGGCCAACCGGAGTGGATACCTTAAAATGTGAGTCAGCTCATTTCACTCACTGCCACATGCCTGCAGGGTCTGCCTAGCTCCACCCCCTCTGATCtcctagctcctcccccttttagGTCCTCAGCCCACTCATCAGCTTGGGCCCCTGGCCTTGCTGTTACTCGGCCTGTGCCTGCCAACCTCCCTCCGTCTGTTTTCTCCTGGGCTCTTTCCCTTTGCTCAGAGCGCTCCATCTTACTGCCCTGTGTGGGTCTTCCATGGCACTTCTCACATACTGGATAGTGATTATTTGTCTGCGCATTAGAATGGAACTTCCATGAGGCCCAGGCTTTTTGTTGATGTTGTGTAGCTGTCGGCTTATAAAAGGTGTAGAATAAGTCAATAAAGGGTGCTTCagtattgttaaaaaaaagaaaaagaaaactgagcatCTACTTTTGTACAACGCACTTTATTCATACCTCTCGTGACACCTGTAACTTTTtgcggtgtgtgtgtgcatatgtgcacGCTGTCACGGTCTGGGACCCTGCAAGCAAGCTGGGAGAGTGAGGGTGTTGACATGGAAATCAGAGACATAGTATTTGTTTCTCTTGAGCGGTTACTTGTCAAAAAGTTTCAGCAGGAGCTTCCCTTCCTCCTGACCTGATGGTGACTCCATTGTGCGTGGTGCCCTGCAGCGCCAGATGCGTGGCTTTCTGGGGAGAACGGCGTTTGTGATACGTTGTTGCAGATGTTGGGCGGGCAGCTTGGACACAGATACGCCCACAGACCTCAGACCTCTCTTTGATACCCAGTTGGGGCGGGGTCGACCATCGGTGTGTTTGTGTTCTTACATGTCCTCTGCCATTTTAAATGCTGTCCCAGGACATGAGAGCTCTGCAGAAGGACCTCGAGCAGTTTGCCAAGCTCCTGAAACAGAAGAGGATCACCCTGGGATACACCCAGGCTGACGTGGGGCTCACCCTGGGGGTGCTCTTTGGTGGGTCCCCGTCAGCATGTTCTGACCCATGAAACACGGGACCGCACCTTCAGCGGAACATTCCTGAACATGGGCCTTTCCTACCGAGGGAGCGAGGGGGACAGCGTTCCGGGGACAGGCTCTGCCCTCCCCCATCCATGAATGAAGAGGGGAGAGTGGGCGGGGGAGAGATCCTTGGGCCTTGAGCTCCCTCGGGGACGCAGGGGGATTCTGGTGAAGGGTCTTGTGAGGGCAGGACGAGCTGATGACATCTGGGTCTTGGGGTCACGAGGACCCTGCCTGCTACCCCTTTACCTCTCTGTCAACCCACCTCCCCAGGGAAGGTGTTCAGCCAAACGACCATCTGCCGCTTTGAGGCCCTGCAGCTCAGCCTGAAGAACATGTGTAAGCTGCGGCCCCTGCTGCAGAAGTGGGTGGAGGAGGCTGACAACAACGAGAATCTGCAGGAGGTGAGGCCCCGCCCCGGCGTGGCTCCGCCCCCACCGAGGCTCCGCCCCATGGCCATTCCGCACCGCTGGTCTAACCCTGCCCTGGCaggcttcctctccctctccctccagccaCCCGGCTCTGGGggcccatccatccacccaatgCCCCTTGGCAGTCTGctcttgagtcagtgacctctggTGCTGCTGCAGAGCAGGCTCCCAGCTTGccctcccatctccttccttgtccccctctccccacccgccCAGATATGCAAAGCGGAGACCCTGGTGCAGGCCCGCAAGAGAAAGCGCACGAGCATTGAGAACCGAGTGCGGGGCAACCTGGAGAGCCTGTTCCTGCAGTGCCCCAAGCCCACCCTGCAGCAGATCAGTCACATCGCCCAGCAGCTCGGGCTGGAGAAGGACGTGAGTGCCTCCTCCCGAGGGCCCGTTTCcctccaggcccccccccccagggccccctgcccacctccccgCTTCCACCCCCTCCCTTGCGCTGCTAGCTCTGACTCCTGGCTTTCCAACCGTTCTTGGATCTGTTGGTTTGGGGCCCAATGGCTGACCTCCTGGAGCGGATGCCCGActcactctccccacccccaggtggTCCGTGTGTGGTTCTGCAACCGGCGCCAGAAAGGCAAGCGATCAAGCAGTGACTATTCTCACCGAGAGGATTTCGAGGCTCCCGGGCATCCTTTCTCGGGGGGCCCAGTACCCTTTCCTCTGGCCCCGGGGCCCCATTTTGGTACCCCAAGCTATGCAGGCCCTCACTTCACTATGTACTCCTCGGTCCCGTTCCCCGAGGGTGAAGCCTTCCCTTCCGTGGCGGTCACCACCCTGGGCTCTCCCATGCCTTCAAACTGAGGGGCCCGCCCTTCccgggagagagggggagagctgGGGAAAGAACCCTGAGAGTTGTTCCAGGGCTTTGGGGCGAAGGTCTTCCTTCCCTAACAGAATTGGGAGCaccaagggggtgggggtggggcagggagttTGGGGAGCTGGTTGGAGGGAAGGTGAAGTTCAACGATGCTATGCTCTTGATTTTAATCCCCTCACATACCCCTTTGATTTTGAAATAAAGAAGCCTGGGACACAGCAGGTGGATACTTCTGTCTTTGGTTTTACCCTCCTCTAGTTACTGAAAGGGTGGGCCTATTATAGGGGCATACCCAGTAGTGGACAGTGACAGCTGTTGGACAGACCCAAATGACCCTGAAGCCACAGGCCAAGCCTGGTTGAGTCACACAAGGTCGGGGAGGGCCGAGCCTGGAGCCCAAGTTTATTCGTAGAGCCTTCAGGGGCAGGAGCTGGTTCTTAGGAGCCCGTGTCGTGGGGTTTCGTGAGATTTGAGAGGAACGCCTTGTTTTCGCCCACAAGCGTGGTTACTGCGGAGCCTGTCCCCCCAGGAGCCGGTTTCCGCTCTCCCCGTTCCAGCCTGGAATTCCTCCATGGCCTCAGGCTGAGAAATCAAGACTTGAGACACTTCTTTCTTGGGCACGGCACCCTGGTCAGGAACTCCGTCCTGTGCTTTCTCGGTGCCAGGGTCCGTTCGGTTTGCGTTCAGGGTTTTGGCCTACCCTGCCCACGAGGGACTCGGCTGACCCCTCACACTTGAGTCCTGGCTCTACTGCGACCGTGTGGGGGTCCTAGCTCCGGAACTGTTTCCTTGGTGTGGCAAAAACTTGGGTTGGTAAGGCTAGGTACAAGTGCAGAGAGGGGGTGGACGTACAGCTTGCCAGAGGCTGTTTCACTATACGGCTTCCCCGGGAAGAACTGAACACGCTGCTTTGACAGCATCTGGGCTTGGTGTGGGACTCACCGACGGAGACGGAGATCGGTGCACCGCGGAGGGGCTGGGTGGGCCATGCAGGACCCAGCCTGCACCTGCTCCGGGTGGTTTGCCAGGTTCTCTCCCCTGGTGGTACACACGTAGCTTGTACTGCACTTTAGTtctggttttggtttgtttttttacaaatggaAGGCAAGATCTTCCACCAGTACAAAGATTACATCTCATTTTATCGctgtggtctggaactgaacctgcTGTATCTGAGGTAGGCTTGTTCTTGTGAAGCTTATAAAAGTCCTGCCGCCTACATGAAACCCACCAAACATCATCTACCTAAATTTtgacagtcagagagaaggacagatagggacagacagacagggagagattagcatcaattcttcgctgcagcatcttagttgctcattgattgctttctcatatgtgccttgacccggagggCTCCAGCGGAGCGAGTGACccccccctgctcaagccagggacctttgggctcaatactatggggtcaggtctatgatcccacctctAGCCAGaggccccgcactcaagctggtgaccttggggttttgaacctgggtcctccgtgtcccagtcctacgctctacccactgcgccaccgcctggtcaggttccatCTCCCCAATCGTAAGGGCAGTGGGTGTTTGCTTTGACACTAGACTGCTTAGTTACCTGGGTTCCTCTCCCCGTCTCCCATCTCTAGCCCATCCCGGACATCTGCGCCGTTCCAGTGAGCAGgcttgtatttctctgccttttcccgCTCACCTCCCCTTCCTCTGAGAATTCACGTTTCCCAAACCTTTCCAAGTCCACTCTCAAGAACTGAACAGCAAACGAGTATCAGACTCATAGGATGAAGAAATACCTAGCGATGAATGAATATATCCATTGTTTATTTGGAAGTAAACCTCTGAAAAGCCAGGTCACAAACACAGCCGGCAGGGACTGCCCACAACGTCAGGGAGCCTAGGGGGCGCCCCTAGGTTGTCCCAGAATGCCTTCGGTGCTGCCACCCAGGTGGAGAACTCACTGGGGGTCTGGGGCTTACATCTTCTAGTGTCCATCACAGCAAGGGTCAGGGCTGTAGGGAAT is drawn from Saccopteryx leptura isolate mSacLep1 chromosome 1, mSacLep1_pri_phased_curated, whole genome shotgun sequence and contains these coding sequences:
- the POU5F1 gene encoding POU domain, class 5, transcription factor 1 — translated: MAGHLASDFAFSPPPGGGGDGPAGPEPGWVDPRTWLSFQGPPGGSGIGPGLGPGAEVWGIPPCPTPYEFCGGVAYCGPQAGVGLAPQGGLETPQPERKAGAGVESHSEGASPEPCAAPPGAAKLDKEKLEPSPEEEASEDMRALQKDLEQFAKLLKQKRITLGYTQADVGLTLGVLFGKVFSQTTICRFEALQLSLKNMCKLRPLLQKWVEEADNNENLQEICKAETLVQARKRKRTSIENRVRGNLESLFLQCPKPTLQQISHIAQQLGLEKDVVRVWFCNRRQKGKRSSSDYSHREDFEAPGHPFSGGPVPFPLAPGPHFGTPSYAGPHFTMYSSVPFPEGEAFPSVAVTTLGSPMPSN